In the Brassica napus cultivar Da-Ae chromosome A7, Da-Ae, whole genome shotgun sequence genome, one interval contains:
- the LOC106354187 gene encoding uncharacterized membrane protein At4g09580, whose product MALTRNLIRDEELGAMSDDDDSPSGKRSKLDRFPLSRWELAVSLGVFLVFSSGLFCIYMTMPAAEFVKLKLPRSISDLRLLKDNLADYANEYPAQFVLGYCATYIFMQTFMIPGTIFMSLLAGALFGVIKGVVLVVFNATAGATSCFFLSKLIGRPLITWLWPDKLRFFQAEIGKRRDKLLNYMLFLRITPTLPNLFINLASPIVDVPFHIFFLATLVGLIPAAYITVRAGLAIGDLKSVKDLYDFKTLSVLFLIGFISILPTILKRKKIYE is encoded by the exons ATGGCTCTCACACGGAATCTAATCAGAGACGAAGAGCTCGGAGCGATGTCAGACGACGACGATTCACCCTCCGGAAAGCGATCTAAACTCGATCGGTTCCCTCTTAGCCGATGGGAACTCGCGGTGTCTCTCGGCGTCTTCCTCGTCTTCTCCTCTGGTCTCTTCTGCATCTACATGACAATGCCCGCTGCTGAATTCGTCAAGCTCAAGCTCCCAAGAAGCATCTCTGATCTCCGCTTGCTCAA AGACAATCTTGCAGACTATGCGAATGAGTACCCGGCGCAGTTCGTTTTAGGGTACTGTGCGACCTACATTTTCATGCAGACGTTCATGATTCCAGGGACTATCTTTATGTCGCTTTTAGCTGGAGCTCTCTTTGGTGTTATCAAAGGTGTTGTCTTGGTTGTTTTCAACGCAACCGCAGGAGCtacttcttgtttctttttgtctAAGTTGATTGGCCGGCCGTTGATTACTTGGTTGTGGCCTGACAAGTTGAGATTCTTTCAGGCTGAG ATTGGTAAGCGTAGAGATAAGCTTCTGAACTATATGTTGTTTCTGAGGATAACACCAACGCTGCCAAATCTGTTCATCAATTTGGCTTCACCAATAGTAGATGTGCCTTTTCATATCTTCTTTTTGGCGACATTGGTCGGTCTCATTCCCGCTGCTTACATAACCGTCAGA GCTGGACTTGCTATTGGAGATCTCAAATCGGTGAAGGACTTGTATGATTTCAAGACGTTGTCAGTGCTCTTCCTCATCGGGTTTATCTCCATACTTCCAACAATactgaaaagaaagaagatataCGAGTAA
- the LOC106354184 gene encoding NAC domain-containing protein 30, with amino-acid sequence MDNIMHMPPGFRFHPTEEELVGYYLDRKINSMKSALDVIVEIDLYKMEPWDIQARCTLGYEEQNEWYFFSHKDRKYPTGTRTNRATAAGFWKATGRDKAVLSKNSVIGMRKTLVYYKGRAPNGRKSDWIMHEYRLQNSELAPVQEEGWVVCRAFRKPIPNQRPLGYEPWQNQLYHVDSSNNYSSSATMNSSHHIGASSSSHNLNQMLMSNNHYNVNNVSSSMHQYGNIELPQLDSPSLSPSLGTNKDQNEGFEQEEEKSFNCVDWRTLDSLLETQVTHPQNPNALMSSFETQSYNPAQNFPSMHQNYSHEVETNIHDSLGCFPDS; translated from the exons ATGGATAACATAATGCATATGCCACCAGGATTCCGATTTCACCCGACAGAGGAAGAACTCGTCGGTTATTACCTAGATAGGAAGATCAATTCAATGAAAAGTGCTTTAGACGTCATTGTAGAGATTGATCTCTACAAAATGGAGCCATGGGATATTCAAG CGAGATGCACCCTAGGGTATGAAGAGCAAAATGAGTGGTACTTCTTTAGCCACAAGGACAGGAAGTACCCGACCGGGACTAGGACCAATAGAGCCACGGCCGCTGGGTTCTGGAAGGCCACCGGCAGAGACAAGGCGGTTCTTTCAAAAAACAGTGTTATAGGAATGCGGAAGACACTTGTCTACTACAAAGGTCGAGCTCCTAATGGAAGAAAATCCGACTGGATCATGCACGAATACCGTCTCCAAAACTCTGAGCTTGCCCCGGTTCAG GAGGAAGGTTGGGTCGTGTGTCGAGCATTTAGGAAGCCGATTCCAAACCAGAGGCCATTAGGGTACGAGCCATGGCAGAACCAGCTCTACCACGTTGATAGTAGTAACAACTACTCATCTTCAGCGACAATGAACTCGAGTCATCATATCGGTGCCTCTTCATCGAGCCATAACCTTAACCAAATGCTCATGAGCAACAACCACTACAATGTCAATAATGTATCCTCGTCGATGCATCAATATGGCAATATCGAGCTCCCTCAGCTGGACAGCCCGAGCTTATCACCGAGTCTAGGGACGAATAAAGATCAAAACGAGGGATtcgaacaagaagaagagaagagcttCAACTGTGTAGACTGGAGAACACTAGATAGCTTGCTTGAGACACAAGTCACACATCCACAAAACCCTAATGCCCTAATGTCTTCGTTCGAAACGCAGTCGTATAATCCGGCTCAGAACTTCCCTTCCATGCATCAAAACTATAGTCATGAGGTTGAAACAAATATTCATGATTCTCTTGGATGCTTCCCTGACtcgtaa